AGCACACAGTTTTAGATGATCTTGTTTCTCTCATCATCCCATGTGGCGCCTTAAAACTAAATGTCCATGCATCCCAAGTTTATTCGCCCccttctttcctctctgctgaacaGACCAAGCTTAAAAGCGGGCCATGACTACGAGCGTCTGAAGCTGCAGTGCATGAAGGCGATGGCGGACCTGCAGTCCCTGCAGAACCAGCACAGCACCACCCTGAAGAGGTGCGAGGAGGCTGTGAAGAAAGCCGACTTCTACCAGTGAGTGGTAAAGCCCACTAcggggctgttttttttttttttttgtaaattttttAACAGCCAGCATATTTCTGCTCTGCATTTGCACTCAGCCTGCAGGGTTTGAGCTGCTTTTCAGATCCTCCTCTGACATATTCACAGCAGATTGCATagaacagattttatttttgtcagaGTTAAAGGGATGAAATCTTTTATAGCTGTCCCAGAAGCTGGCGAGCTAAGCCCTGAAAAAAATCCTTTATCAATTTAATTTCATTCTTtccaaaagtttttttatttattgtcatCTTAGCAGCATAAATCCTGAGCCGTCTCTTCACACTGAAGGTTAAGAGCAGAGCCGGAATTACTTCTCTTAAAGTAATACCCCTGTGGACTTCATGCCAAAGCATGCTctgtaatcatcatcatcacgtgAACCCTGTGTGTATGGCACGGCATCTGTGCCATGAGGATAAAGCTACTAACAGGGCATTTGTTGTCCCATGGCCGGTCCATTTGTGTGATTTAATGATGCCATACTGTCTCCAAGTGTAGGGGACCGACATCTGGCTCCAATGCAAACAGACAGAGGACGGATTACTGCCATGTTTAAGCCTCTTCTTCTGCACTCTGTTTGCACCACAGAGAAAGTCTTTAGTTTATTATGGCCCCGTCTGCCTCTTCACTTAGCCACTCACACCAAACGGCATCCTGAATAGAATTAGAATTACATTGTGCTCAAATCAATAAGTCACTTATCACGTAAGCTCACATTAACTGTCACTGATCACAGAGGATTTTATTTGTCCTCACTCTCATTCATGTTTGTTATGTTAGCAGTTAGACAGTGTTACATAACAGGCTTTCTTTACTGAAAATATTAGCATAACGCTAATGAGCATCTTTGAAGTGGCATTAAGAcatgaaaataagaataaagcCCTTTTCGTAGTGAAACTCCACAACAGAAACAAATCTACACTGTTATCAAACCTgaagacattcatattgattttgCATCGGTGCAATGTTAGTGTCCCGGTCtatgaattcacattgcattgCAGATTTGCAGAAGCGCGAGGGAGCACGGCACAGTgagagctccacacacacacacacacagtctaacatgaacacacacacacacacacagtctaacatgaacacacacacacacacacagcgctgctctCGCATGCTGGCTCCGCTGATCCCACTTTCCTTGTTTTCCCTCTCTTCAGCACGCTGCAAAGCCGTCTGGTGAGTGAGCAGGCTCAGCTGAAAGAGGAGCTGGAGGCGGTGCGACAGGACAACATCCAGCTGGTCAGAGAGCACAACCATGTGAAGCAGGCCTgcgaggagctgaggaggctgCATGAGGATGACCAGAGGGAGTTGGCTGACATGAGGATGCTGCATCAACAGGTACCCGTGGTGCTGGAAACCCCCACTGTAAATCATGCTTAACCATATTCAGAgtagaatatatatttattcctAAATATCAGGTTTCTTTGGCGATCCTATCATGTGGAAGTTGATATTTGAGACATAAATTCAATGTGTCTCTCTTTTCCTGACCATTATTTTCCAAGATAACATCATTCAGAGAAATGGGCGAGCTCGTTTTCCTGAGTCTTCATGGatcaaaacatttctgcaaatgACCTAACCTGTTCCTCGTacggtctctctctctgacatgcAGTCAGAAGGTCGGATCATTACATTTTTACGACACAACAGCGGGGGAGGACTGACATGTCTCTTTGATGGGAAAAGTAAATACTTCTTGTCCTCAGAGCTCATGTtgtcataaaacaaaacacGTGTTCAGCATCATTCAAATTAGTAAACAAATGAGGTTGGTGATGTCAGTCCGAGTCAACATGGATTGTATACTTGATGCAAGAGAGAGTACATACTGAATGATAGTATGTAAGTATAACTTCATCTGGAAAAATGTGTATTGATCTGGGTTAGTGGTAGGTCTACTTCCGAGGTTTGAACCAGACAAAAGTAAAGAGTTTAAGAAGCTAATATGGtggattttatttattgcagttttaagaaatattacaaaacaaacaaaaaagtctCGTCGTGTAACATCTTTTTGGGGATGAGTGTGTTGTCATTTCAGATTTGTCTGTCGAGTCTTAAGAGTGGCAAAAGATGTTCCCTCTGTTTATTTATATGGTGTTATACAACAAACTTAACGATGCAATATTATAAATGTATGCAATAGGCTTAATGTACCGTACAAAGATTTGCACACATGAGCTGACGTGACTGTAACTGGAGCTGAAGACCGTCAGGATTTCTTACTggttgcttttgtttgtttgttttcgtcatgtttgtgttttctgaccaGATAGACGATGGTCACTTCTTCAACAGTTCCTgtaatcaaaaaaaaaggggtttttCAAAAGTTATGTAGCTTATGCATTCAAGCTAATAGCCGCTGTTTATTACTTTTACTGTGGTCCTACATGTCAGTTTTATATTCACAACACAAACGAACCACACCTGAGTCTTATTAAAAGCAGGCCAACGCCTCCACTTTCATCTGATCTCAGTGCAGTTCAAAAGACGACTCCCAAAAGTCAATAAATGAACCGAAACAAACCGGAAAATATCAAAGAGTTTGATGGAACTGCACCAGAAAAGCCAGGTGTGGACTtactgtcagcgttgtgtattAACAAACATTATAAAAAATTAACAGAGAGGCacttctttaaaacagaaaaaaacaatattttatcCGTCCATTTATTTGGCTGATTGCTTATTGGCGttacttgaacacaccgcaaataGATGAAAGGAGCAGTCCCTTTGTTCTCCTCTGGTTCACTAAAGCACCTGAACGCTGTCACTTCCAGGTGATGAGAGAGGGCTCGCCTGACGTCCTCAACAAGCTGTACGACTCGGCCGTGGACAAGCTGGAGGCCATGAAGAGCGACTACGAGGTCCTGAGGAAGCGCTACAATGAGAATACGGCCGGTCACAACGCAGACCTGAGTCGTCTCGACCAGGCCGAGGAGGAGAACCACCGTCTGCAGAAACAGCTGGACATGCTGCTGAAGCAGAGAGACGCCGCCATCCACTATCAGCAGCAGTACTCCTCGTCTATAAGAAGGTAGAGCTGGAGACATCACAGACACACCAGAGGCTGCACAGGCAGACTCAGCAGCTGTCAAAAGTCATACAAACCTCGGTAGATTTTAATGCCAAGGTCAGGTTTGCACAGTGCTTAAATCAGACTTAATCCAAAGCAGATGAAGCTTTGCAGACATGCAGATGCTTTCCAAATTTAACTTTTCTTCTATAATGCTGAGATTGCAATTTTAGTCActtgcatgtctgtgtttttattgtttgtttgtttttatgttctttaGAACAACTCAGAAAATATTCATCTACAAAGCGGACCAGTTTAATAAGCACAGTCGTAACCATTATATTCAGGTTTGACAACACGCAGCAGGAGCTGTCCAAGGCCGCGTCCCAGAACAAGGAGCTGCAGCGAGAGATGGAGCGGCTGCAGTCGGAGGCGACGCGGCTGAAGACGCAGCAGCTCAAGGCGGTAAAAGACTCTGAGAAATACAAGGAGGAGCGGGACTCTGTGATCAACGAGTACCGCCTGATCATGAGCGAGCGGGACCAGGTGATCAAAGAGGTGGACCGGCTGCAGACGGGGCTCGAGGTCGCAGAGGCAAAGCTGAAGAACACCTCTTCAGAGAGACAGGTGGCCAACGAGGAGCTGGAGGCTCTCAGACAGGTAAGAAGAACTGTTCTACCCGTACTGAGGAGCAGTAAGCTCGAACATTTGATCTTTTGGTATTTTtcaacagtttttattgtgtattttaacataaccaactttaaaaacaatcatttcCCTTAAAGTTGTTAATCAGCCATATTGAACTGCACATCTAACACAACAAGAGaacacagaaataacaaaatcTAATACTTGTTAATGGTTACAAGTAAAGAAATAATGTCTAATAATCTCAGGATCATAACATTTTGGACTTGTTGAATCATATTtgtaaaaagtcacacatttctGCCTAATAACATAAAATGAACAAGGTTAATGTTGTCCTGTGGTGTGTAAAATGATATCTTTGCTCAAAATATATCAACCTGAGTTGGTTTTTGCTGCTTTCGTATCATTTGGAAATGTCAAAACATAGTTCAGCTGgataaaatggaacattttagtTCAGTTCGAGGTGAATAAATAAActcaaaagaaacaacacaaacgaGCTGCTATGTGATAAAAGAAATAGTGcttgaaaaatacaatttccctattcattaaaataaagttactTCACAGGTATCTTCAAAATGGgagaaaatgatttatattttttgcaATCCCAATGTGACACTAAGTaggttaaaaaatgttgaaatgctCATTAAAattagttaaaaataaagactggTGACACTAAAATGGTGAGCATTTTCTAtaccattttctctcatgtctATACCATCCACTTTGTTTTAAAGGAGCTGGCCTCGGCGCTTGTGGACAGAGATCGAGCCATCTGCGAGAAGAACGAGCTGCTGGAGAAATACTGCCACGAGGTGAAGGACAAGGCCGAAGCGAAGAAGGAGCTGAGCCAGGCCTGCAAGGACATCGAGACGGTACGCGAGGAGAGGGACGTGGCCCGCACGGAGAGGACGGAGGCCATCATCCAGCGGGACCAGCTGCTGCGAGAGTATTACCAGGCCAGACAGGTagccagacagacaggagaTTTATCATTACAAGTGGAGGGATTGATTTATTCCTCTGACAATAATCCTTTCATCCCTTCTCTTATAGTAGTAGTaaatgtggtttttttttctgctgggggaggggaggggaggggggcgtgGGGTTCCAGATATTGATTTTGTTCTGAAACGTTTATGTGGTCCATCACACGATTGTGATGGTCAGGTTGATTGCAATGAAAGTACTGAGATACCTGCATTAGTAaattacagcaacaaaaaaaaaaaaaaagcttgctgACTTTGGAGTGCacaaaaaaagctgcagcaggaagaACAATTAAGCCAAACAAGAGAACAGTGAAGTCTAATGGAATAAATGCAGCTGGTTTAATTAACGCTCCCACTACACAGACGTCTCCTCGCAGTAATTTTGATccaaagagacagagaacatGTGCTCTCTGCGAGATGTACTCTCATTATACTATATCTGACCCACTTCAAACCACATAACCTAATCCAATCTATGACTGTTCTGCCTAAAGCGACCTTTACAGAAACACGACGGGCAGAAGTCTCAAGCAGTTTAGTTTGGATTTTTGTGGTTGAACACGATCGAACATTTCATCTTAAGGTGACTTCCTTTGACTTCTTTTTCATGCCTTTAGTTTGAATTGAAATGTAAAGGGTTAAACATGTCAAAACACTGCAGTGTTTACACAAAACATGATTTTAGTCTGTGCAGAGTTTACATGTAAAATGATTTCAAAGTTAAGAGATGTATCACGGCCTTCATGGTAAGTTATTTACCAGGAATGTGTCTGCATGTATCTGATGGGGAAAATGTAAGAAGTTGCCAGATAATGCATCACTTTGTTACATCAAAAGAGAAGCCAGGATCAATTATCAAAGTCATGGATACACACATAATGTAACTAATGAACATAATGTATAATATTGTGAGGCTAAATGGGAAAGGGTGCAATGCTATGTGTCTGGGCCTGTGAAATGGTTTTGGTAAAGAAAGACatgataaagaaaaatatattcaatTCATCAAACGGTTTAGTTATTGAAATAAAAGGGAAGGCTTGCCTGAAGTGAATGACAGTGAACATTTTGGGTTTTCTTTGTATATGCTTTGATTTTAAGTTTGACTAAGTTCAAAATGTGTTGGTTCTCAGTGTAATCCACACTTTCCTAACATACAGCCAGTCATAATTAGTTAATGTTTAATTCATAACCAAATGCAGCGACACAGATCAGGTTCCAAGGCTTGTGCATTTTAGGATGAAGCCTGACTCAAGTGTCCATCaatgtgttggggggggggaaaaatgGTTGCAGGAGGCAAAAAAACGGTTAATTTACCATATCATGCAAAGTTCTTGGAAAGATTTCAAGAACTTTGCTGCTCACATGTTTTGTGAACTCGTATATCGACCTTCATCCCCTGACATTTCCCAGAAACAAGACTCGGCCACTCTGGACATGGAGCGAGCCAACAAAGAGATCGACATGCTGAGGAAGCAGTACGAGGCCATCTCTCAGGAGCTGAaggaggccctgcaggaggcagaggtggCCAAATGTCGCCGGGACTGGGCCTTCCAGGAGAGGGACAAGATAGTGGCAGAGCGGGAGAGCATACGGTGAGGATGCTTGTTATGTGGAAATATGCTACATTTACAAATGACTGCATGTAACTGCAGAAATACTGGGGCGAgaacagtttgtttacatcttgtGTGCATCTGACAGCACGTTATGTGACAACCTGAGGCGAGAGAGGGACAGAGCTGTGAGTGATCTGGCAGACGCCCTGAGGAATCTGGATGACATGAGGAAGCAGAAGAACGACGCTGTGCGGGAACTCAAAGAACTAAAGTGAGTCATTCCTCCaaactttttctctcttgcttagacatatgacattttttcagaTTCTAAACTTGGGAGTTTTGTCTTGTTGAGTTGTTTCTATATTTGAACCAAGAATGTTGATGTCATACCAGAGCTTTGGTGCCACCTAGTGGAGGGTTGTAGTCACTGACTGAGCAAAGATTCAGATCACTTCTAAAAGtgtctgtactttttttttagagccacacttttcttttgtttttatttcctgcagagagaagatGGAGGACCAGTTAGAAAAAGAGGCCAGGTTTCGTCAGCTGATGGCCCACAGCTCTCATGATTCAGCCATCGACACGGACTCAATGGAGTGGGAGACGGAAGTTGTGGAAATTGAAACGCACAGAGTAAGAACCACTTAGattcttatttaaaataaatgtttgaaagaaTGTTCAAGTTCAGATTTGAATGGaacaaaaatgtgtgatttCAGGACATGGACTTGAAAGCACTTGGGTTTGATATCGCTGAAGGGGTAAATGATCCTTATTTACCAGGAGATTGTGGCATATTTGTCAGTAAGGTGGATAAAGGAAGTATTGCTGAGGGAAGGTTAAGGTATGTTTATCACTCTTTTTCCACCTTCATCAATAAAGGACATTTTATAAGGACAGAATATATATCAGTGttgaaaaaacatcacatttcaatattgtctgaatttaaaataatgtttgagcTGTTTTCTTAAAGCCTCTGCGACTaacttttagtttgtgttgattttgttgCCGCCTCTGGACAAAGAAAGGTTGTCGTATCTTTCTGCAGATCTTGTTGTGTTCAAGCATAGACCAAAAAAAACTCATTCttctgtatttttacattaaaatgttttttctttaagataagatgagagaagataatcctttatttatcccacaatggggaaatttacaaatTTAGGCTGCTGGAAATCATATTGTCTGACAACTAACCCCTTGACAGCACATTCAGACATAAATTATAACTATACAGAAATAAGATATCTTCGTCCTAAAGCTCTTGCAtcagtatttatttcatttggtTTCAAAACCTGCTCAAATCTTCTCTCAGGGGCCTTAAGGAAATGTTGAGTCTAACTAAACAGCATTGTATAAACTGTATAAAGTCTGCCGATCTCCATATGGGATTATTGGATTAAAAGAAGTAAGATGCCATTTATGTCTTCACACTGTTCAATCCCTAACGCATCAGACACATATCTGTTGGTACCTAAAGGTATCAAGATGAAATATCCAGTCCTTCACCTGTCTTCCCTCTGCAGGGTTAACGATTggttgttgaaaataaatgacGTGGACCTGACCAATAAGGACAGGAAGCAGGTGATCAAAGCGGTTCTGAGCGGCGAGGGAGTGATCAACATGGTGGTCCGCAGGAGGAAGTCACTGGGAGGACGAGTCATCACTCCCATCCAGATAAACCTGAGCGGACACAAAGGTCAACTTAATGGTTGATACACTGACGTTAACAGACAGAATTTTCACATAGTTAAAGATGTAATGTTACTACAAACATTATGAATGCACTGTTTCTATTCTTGTAAATATCtggattttatgttttatgattTCTGATCTTTCCTCTCAGACTGTGGCATCGGGCTGGAAGGCGGAGTGTTTGTTGCCTCTTTGGCTCCAGGAAGTCCAGCTGCCAGAGACTGTGCTCTCACTGTGGGGGACAGACTGTTAGCTGTGAGTACGAtgcaaataaagttattttaagtTACAACACACCTTCATCTGagagctttttcatttttcacttgATTTTATTAGCAGTCctgtttgtacatttgtattaaTTTCTCCCCTTAGAGTTGTCTTGTTTGCTTACGGAATTGCTTCATGTGCTAGAAATGTGCTGgataaataaagattgttttcatagtggttatttttaaataaacataatatGTTTCCCTTTTAAGGAGAAAGTGATAGGACAAAGATGTTTGCCTCTACTGCCCTCTACTGACCACAGGAACACATGTGTTAAATCAAGTAAAACAGGAgtctagtttaaaaaaaatacctgatATTTTAATACTTCAAAAATGACTTTATGGAAGTTACACAACTTCAGTAGTTAGTGtactttttttaacttcatcCGTCTCCTGTGTATATTGATTTCAGTGTTCATATACTGCACCGGTCATACTGCATGCTGCCTTCtttgagaatatttttttaaaatttaaaaccATAATCACCAATATTACCTTATGAacttttatcatttatcattttttcttattattattctctTGGAGGAAAGTTCTGTGTGGGAGACTTTGCcacatcttgtgtttttgtccacTACAGATCAATGGAATTGCCCTCGATAACAAGTCGCTCTCTGAATGTGAGTCTCTGCTGAGGAACTGCCAGGATTCTCTGAGCGTCTCCCTCATGAAGGTAAAGTACATAGACCCGCACATAAATAATCCACTCATCTAGAACCAGGAGCAATAAAATAGACTCTGAAAGGCATATAGTGATGAAGCTTCTCTCCTTTTGTGCTTTCAATTCctgatgaaaaataataattgtttttaCTTTCCTTCCTCTGCAGTTCCTGCCACAGAGCTGCTCTGGCCAGAGTTTGGTCGAAAGTTTGAGGGACTCTGAAAAGATCTCTCGTCTCCAATCCTGTGAGAtgcactccaggaactgcaggaactCCAAGCACAACTGCTCCAAGCACAACTGCTCGACACAAACGGAGACCTGCAGCTGTGACTTGGGCGACAGGGGGGAAGAGGCATGTAAAGACATGGGAAACCCTCTGGAAAGCAGCGGCGGCAGCGCTCACTGCCACAACAAGCCTTTTTCCAACAGCTCTCTAcactcccgctctctctcctcacacagCCCTTCCGAGCCCCACCCAGACTTCTGCTACATGCGGCAGGAGCTCCACCATCGCCCCTTTACCTTCACCCCGGTGTTCTCCAACTGCAGCTCTCCTCAGGCCCCTGTGGAGCACGTGCATAGCCCCCCGGTGAAGCCAAGCGGAGGCACGTGGCCTAAAGTCTTAGCAGGAGCGTCGAATCCAGAGTGCGCACAGCTCTCCATCTACAAAAAGGTCAAACAGAGGAAATCCATCTTTGATGTGACCGCCTTCAGGAGACCCGAGGTGCCCCCAAAACTAGACTACATGTCTCTGTCTCAGATGCCAAAACACTCACCGCAGAGTTCAGTATCGGAATGTGCCCAGACTCCTCCCACCCCGCCGACCAGGAGCGACTCTTTCAGGTTCAAACACCGGCAGCAGAACAGCTCAGCGTCTGATTCCACCATCACCACCGGCACTCCTCCGGCCTCACCGGCTCAAGCTAAGATCCCACAGGTGGAAGGAGAGGCCGGGAACCAGTTTTATTTCACCCACGCTCTTCCAGGAGAGACTAAGAGTGGCGCTAAGAAACCCGCCGAGGTGGAGGGGGgtcgacacagagcaggggagcCGCCGAAGAGGAGGTACCGGCCGAAATCTGCTCCAGCACTGCGGCGAAATGTGACTCCGTTACACATCCCTGTTCCAATGCAGGTAACTGAGACCCTGTTCTTATCAGATCTGGCTCTCTTCtcgatgtttgtgtttttgtcagtgttctaagtgttttttgttttttttacctctttcaGGTTCAGAGTTTCTCAAACGATGAGCACTCCCCAGAGCCAATGGACTTGTTACGCTTCTCTCCTTTGAGAACTAATCGGTACAGCATGAACTTTGCACCTCCCAGCTACAACAGCATCGCAGGACGTGAGTCATCAGAAAAACTGTAACTTCTTTCTGATTGTTGTCTATCATACCGATGTAAAAAGAGTATCTTTACTAAATATTTCTCAAGTATAATGTAGATGTTGTAATTTATTAGGAGGATTTTTTGGTCTCCTTTAATCTCCGTTCATAATCTCTGTAAATCTTCCTCTCACTCGGCTCCAAAAAGGATGTGATGTCACATTTCTGATGCAGgaaatagttttttaaaattgatATCTTAACTATTAAATATCAATCAGTGGTGAACGTAGACTGTTTAATGTGTAAGAGTGCTTTGGCA
The genomic region above belongs to Labrus bergylta chromosome 21, fLabBer1.1, whole genome shotgun sequence and contains:
- the LOC109992979 gene encoding disks large homolog 5-like isoform X3, which encodes MEPKHKELLEKCSQNLVESITDADRLVDVLAHCGTLSQSERFELGHNCSSNSEKVDLLLKLLMSKDRDHFAEFCSALEKTHPHLHSALLNGVGPVDHTTGSTYSILSTMPSDSESSSSLSSLGTPGQASSPPPAHMDSHQVNEKMETVLFQLRHVTRERDELRKRLALSSPGTTFDDCRPSLKAGHDYERLKLQCMKAMADLQSLQNQHSTTLKRCEEAVKKADFYHTLQSRLVSEQAQLKEELEAVRQDNIQLVREHNHVKQACEELRRLHEDDQRELADMRMLHQQVMREGSPDVLNKLYDSAVDKLEAMKSDYEVLRKRYNENTAGHNADLSRLDQAEEENHRLQKQLDMLLKQRDAAIHYQQQYSSSIRRFDNTQQELSKAASQNKELQREMERLQSEATRLKTQQLKAVKDSEKYKEERDSVINEYRLIMSERDQVIKEVDRLQTGLEVAEAKLKNTSSERQVANEELEALRQELASALVDRDRAICEKNELLEKYCHEVKDKAEAKKELSQACKDIETVREERDVARTERTEAIIQRDQLLREYYQARQKQDSATLDMERANKEIDMLRKQYEAISQELKEALQEAEVAKCRRDWAFQERDKIVAERESIRTLCDNLRRERDRAVSDLADALRNLDDMRKQKNDAVRELKELKEKMEDQLEKEARFRQLMAHSSHDSAIDTDSMEWETEVVEIETHRDMDLKALGFDIAEGVNDPYLPGDCGIFVSKVDKGSIAEGRLRVNDWLLKINDVDLTNKDRKQVIKAVLSGEGVINMVVRRRKSLGGRVITPIQINLSGHKDCGIGLEGGVFVASLAPGSPAARDCALTVGDRLLAINGIALDNKSLSECESLLRNCQDSLSVSLMKFLPQSCSGQSLVESLRDSEKISRLQSCEMHSRNCRNSKHNCSKHNCSTQTETCSCDLGDRGEEACKDMGNPLESSGGSAHCHNKPFSNSSLHSRSLSSHSPSEPHPDFCYMRQELHHRPFTFTPVFSNCSSPQAPVEHVHSPPVKPSGGTWPKVLAGASNPECAQLSIYKKVKQRKSIFDVTAFRRPEVPPKLDYMSLSQMPKHSPQSSVSECAQTPPTPPTRSDSFRFKHRQQNSSASDSTITTGTPPASPAQAKIPQVEGEAGNQFYFTHALPGETKSGAKKPAEVEGGRHRAGEPPKRRYRPKSAPALRRNVTPLHIPVPMQVQSFSNDEHSPEPMDLLRFSPLRTNRYSMNFAPPSYNSIAGHPAQRGLAPCPAVTAVMRNPVYTAWSHEIQNNNNCPPAPGSGVHQQAHASPQHQGRHSLDLSHKRTGDSAETSCSQPPHSTNSLPSSARLGSSSTLQFRAERIKIPPARYPRSTGSDRGSLSHSECSSPTPPMSPINLETSSFTSSQSQSSISTQPRISVSPAPVGDRRKDGPYLEEPRNVTVQKGAEPLGISIVSGENGGVFVSKVTAGSIAHQARLEYGDQLLEFNGINLRNANEQQARLVIGQQCDTVTILAQYNPHMFQLGNHSRSGSRMESISNHPIFHGSGATTPDNHADTLSEQDEGTMTPPSKQTTPATSPHNSFRLPGSGSHRLVRLKRIQAELGVQICGGNLHGIFVESLDEDSPAKDPDGLIPGDMILEYNGVSMKNKSKEEAYLEMLKPAETITFKVQNCVNSLPAIKDTHGDGFYIRALYERVAEVEQELGFNKDDILYVEDTLPNGNFGFWMAWQLDENAQKLGKGQIPSKYMMDQEFYRRHSSADIKDDNGTGKTLSAAARRSFFRRRLKHKRNGSKDGKDLMALDAISTDSLPITEDGVSLMYQRVQRVECSSPRPVLVLGPLVEASKDMLVKEAPDKFCRCLPEIMKASQQAIERGVKDCVFIDYKRRSGHFDVTTVASIKEITEKDSHCLLDIAPHAIERLHSVHIYPIVIFIRYKNAKQIKEQKDPLYLRDKLSQKHSKEQYEAAQKVEQEYSRFFTGVVQGGSVAYICTQIMTIVEQEQSKVLWIPDGAA
- the LOC109992979 gene encoding disks large homolog 5-like isoform X1; translated protein: MEPKHKELLEKCSQNLVESITDADRLVDVLAHCGTLSQSERFELGHNCSSNSEKVDLLLKLLMSKDRDHFAEFCSALEKTHPHLHSALLNGVGPVDHTTGSTYSILSTMPSDSESSSSLSSLGTPGQASSPPPAHMDSHQVNEKMETVLFQLRHVTRERDELRKRLALSSPGTTFDDCRPSLKAGHDYERLKLQCMKAMADLQSLQNQHSTTLKRCEEAVKKADFYHTLQSRLVSEQAQLKEELEAVRQDNIQLVREHNHVKQACEELRRLHEDDQRELADMRMLHQQVMREGSPDVLNKLYDSAVDKLEAMKSDYEVLRKRYNENTAGHNADLSRLDQAEEENHRLQKQLDMLLKQRDAAIHYQQQYSSSIRRFDNTQQELSKAASQNKELQREMERLQSEATRLKTQQLKAVKDSEKYKEERDSVINEYRLIMSERDQVIKEVDRLQTGLEVAEAKLKNTSSERQVANEELEALRQELASALVDRDRAICEKNELLEKYCHEVKDKAEAKKELSQACKDIETVREERDVARTERTEAIIQRDQLLREYYQARQKQDSATLDMERANKEIDMLRKQYEAISQELKEALQEAEVAKCRRDWAFQERDKIVAERESIRTLCDNLRRERDRAVSDLADALRNLDDMRKQKNDAVRELKELKEKMEDQLEKEARFRQLMAHSSHDSAIDTDSMEWETEVVEIETHRDMDLKALGFDIAEGVNDPYLPGDCGIFVSKVDKGSIAEGRLRVNDWLLKINDVDLTNKDRKQVIKAVLSGEGVINMVVRRRKSLGGRVITPIQINLSGHKDCGIGLEGGVFVASLAPGSPAARDCALTVGDRLLAINGIALDNKSLSECESLLRNCQDSLSVSLMKFLPQSCSGQSLVESLRDSEKISRLQSCEMHSRNCRNSKHNCSKHNCSTQTETCSCDLGDRGEEACKDMGNPLESSGGSAHCHNKPFSNSSLHSRSLSSHSPSEPHPDFCYMRQELHHRPFTFTPVFSNCSSPQAPVEHVHSPPVKPSGGTWPKVLAGASNPECAQLSIYKKVKQRKSIFDVTAFRRPEVPPKLDYMSLSQMPKHSPQSSVSECAQTPPTPPTRSDSFRFKHRQQNSSASDSTITTGTPPASPAQAKIPQVEGEAGNQFYFTHALPGETKSGAKKPAEVEGGRHRAGEPPKRRYRPKSAPALRRNVTPLHIPVPMQVQSFSNDEHSPEPMDLLRFSPLRTNRYSMNFAPPSYNSIAGHPAQRGLAPCPAVTAVMRNPVYTAWSHEIQNNNNCPPAPGSGVHQQAHASPQHQGRHSLDLSHKRTGDSAETSCSQPPHSTNSLPSSARLGSSSTLQFRAERIKIPPARYPRSTGSDRGSLSHSECSSPTPPMSPINLETSSFTSSQSQSSISTQPRISVSPAPVGDRRKDGCVSYNSSSVRLPLAVKPQFLSLRCLRPYLEEPRNVTVQKGAEPLGISIVSGENGGVFVSKVTAGSIAHQARLEYGDQLLEFNGINLRNANEQQARLVIGQQCDTVTILAQYNPHMFQLGNHSRSGSRMESISNHPIFHGSGATTPDNHADTLSEQDEGTMTPPSKQTTPATSPHNSFRLPGSGSHRLVRLKRIQAELGVQICGGNLHGIFVESLDEDSPAKDPDGLIPGDMILEYNGVSMKNKSKEEAYLEMLKPAETITFKVQNCVNSLPAIKDTHGDGFYIRALYERVAEVEQELGFNKDDILYVEDTLPNGNFGFWMAWQLDENAQKLGKGQIPSKYMMDQEFYRRHSSADIKDDNGTGKTLSAAARRSFFRRRLKHKRNGSKDGKDLMALDAISTDSLPITEDGVSLMYQRVQRVECSSPRPVLVLGPLVEASKDMLVKEAPDKFCRCLPEIMKASQQAIERGVKDCVFIDYKRRSGHFDVTTVASIKEITEKDSHCLLDIAPHAIERLHSVHIYPIVIFIRYKNAKQIKEQKDPLYLRDKLSQKHSKEQYEAAQKVEQEYSRFFTGVVQGGSVAYICTQIMTIVEQEQSKVLWIPDGAA